The nucleotide sequence TTGCACACCTGGGCCTCCCGGGGCtgggagcgggggggggggggttcccTGCTGTTCCTCAGTAGGGAGGGGGCTGGGCTCCTGTCACTGTGAGACTCCCAGCCTGCTGACACCAGTACTGCCTGTCTGTGGTCCTGGTGtttaaatgggatattgggaaggaattgttccctgggagggtggggaggcactggcacagggtgcccagagcaactgtggctgctccagccttggcagtgtccaaggccaggttggttagggcttggagcagtctggggaAAATGGatggtgtccctggccatggcagggggtctAGGTCCATctaatctttaaggtcctttccagtcGAAACCATTCCTTGATtctccagctggagctgccatTTCGCTTCCATCAGCTGCAAAGCTCTTTCTTCTCATTCCAGAAATGCAATTGTTGCTTGCCTTGGCTGCTCCAGGTGGGCCTTGTGGTGCCAAGAAAATCAGTTTGTTTATCACATCCTTGTGTATCCCCTCAGAGCCTCCTAAAGGACCCCAAGCTGTCCAGTGTGGTGATGAACCCTCACACCAAGAGCTCAGTGAAACAAAAAGCTGTGAATGACGCCCTGGCAAGAGAGAAGATGTCCCCAATCACCGTCAACCTGATGAGTGAGTGACCTCTTGGCTTCAGGAGAccatcccagcagtgctgtgcattGGAATTGCTGCTGGGTTCTGCCTCTGGTGTGGTTTAACCCCTCGATGTGTGGCTGTTTTGCAGATCTGCTGGCTGAGAACGGCCGCCTGCGTTACACCCCAGGCATCGTCTCTGCCTTCGGGAAGATCATGAGCGCCTTCCGAGGGGAGGTGGTGTGCACGGTCACCACGGCTCAGGTGCGCTGGCATCCTTCCTCTGTGGAAGGATCAAGGCAGCAGGAGTGGGAGAAAAGACAAACCTCTCCCAGTTAATGTGCTCTGTGATGGAAGTACTTGTTGTGACAGCGGTGGGGACGTGTCTCACCTCTGCCAAGCTGAGCAAATTGCTGCAAAGCAGGGATTGATATCCAGCAGTTCCTGGTCCAGAATGGAAACTCTTCATccactgcagctcagcagctcacGGTTTTCCTTCCAGTGTGTGAGCCCTGACAGAAGTCAGGCTGGTCTGCACACAGAGCTGCCCCTGTTCTTCTTTCAGACAGGAAAACGTTTGATGAAATCGGGAGGGCACAATGTGGTTGTTGTTCCTGTGCTGTCCTTGGGTTGTCTCTGTTGTAggatgctgctctcctggtgaaAGTATCTTCTAAGAGATCTGAGGAGAAAATGTGGGTTCTCATTATAttgttttgggtatttttaagtccttcattttccttttcttttgttctttttcagcCCTTGGATGAGGCCAACCTCACTGAACTGAAAAGTACTCTGAATGGGTTCTTGGCTAAAGGAGAGGTGTTGAAGCTGGAGACTAAGGTCTGGAATTTTGACTTACACATAAATGTCACTACGTTCATGTTAAGGGTTTCTGTGTCTTtgaattttgcaaaaaaaaaaaattaaaatattgagtCCTGTTGTTTTGTTAAATAGTTCTTTGCTTTCTTGTAGACATGATgatgttttaatttctaaaattttcaCTTTGGAATGCAATGACCACAAAGTTATCTCAAAAAATGCCCTTTGaaaagctttattttgttttttttttttgctagtgtATAACTTGTATCCTGTGGTAACAAACTTCTGCTAATCAACTTTCTGTTCAATGTCCCTTCCTTAGACTGATCCATCGATCCTTGGTGGCATGATTGTCAATATCGGGGAGAAGTATGTGGACATGTCAACAAGGTCCAAGATCCAGAAACTCACCAAAATCATGAGAGAGACTGTCTAGAGAGCTGTCCTGGTTGTTCCCAGGGAAACCTGTCACATGGAAACAATAAAATTCTTCCTTCTTGTGAAGATAGTGCTGAGTGTTTTTGGTTGGGgaagcacagccctgagggAGGAAGATGCTGAAGCTGTCCTGAGTTTCTGTAGCTGAACAATCGTGGCATAGCTTGAAAATGTGGCTTACCCTGATTGCTGGGCAACGTTGATGGGAAGGACATGGAAAGACCACTGAGCAAGCTGATAAATGGCGTCAGTGCTGTGGAGGGTCTGCCAGGCTCCCCAGAAAACTCAGGGGCTTGGTTTGGACTGCCCAGTCCAAGAAAGGGGTTGACaggaaatggcctgaagttgcaccaggggaggttcagaaCAGTGATTAGAAAATCAGTCTCCTGAAGAGCGGTCAGGccttgggatgagctgcccagggagctttggagtcaatgtctgtgggagtgctcaggagcagtctGGATGGGGCTCTTGGGACATGGCTTGAGGTGATGAtggcactggatgatcctgaaagtctcttccaaccttggTGAGTCCATGACCCACCTGAgtgtttgggatgggatgtTCCCCCATTTCTTCTGTCCCCAGGGACTACCAAGTGGCTCCCCCTCTCTTGCCCAGTGCCCAAGAGCAGGGAGTCCCTAGGCCAGCGTTCCTCTccgtggcagcagcaggagggaagtGTGAGGACTTCTGCAGCCCTGAGAGAGGGGAAGGCAGgaattctattttcttttctgcaccAAAGGAGACTCCTGCAATGGGAAAAGGAATTGCTCTTGGtggagctgccctgcagggctCCAGCCCAGACAAGAGGCCTGGAGAAGAGGATA is from Cinclus cinclus chromosome 2, bCinCin1.1, whole genome shotgun sequence and encodes:
- the ATP5PO gene encoding ATP synthase subunit O, mitochondrial, whose product is MAAAAGLVLKVRQLSTTAARPASKLVKPPIQVYGLEGRYATALYSAASKQKKLEQVEKELTRVWSLLKDPKLSSVVMNPHTKSSVKQKAVNDALAREKMSPITVNLMNLLAENGRLRYTPGIVSAFGKIMSAFRGEVVCTVTTAQPLDEANLTELKSTLNGFLAKGEVLKLETKTDPSILGGMIVNIGEKYVDMSTRSKIQKLTKIMRETV